In Streptomyces thermolilacinus SPC6, a single genomic region encodes these proteins:
- a CDS encoding pyridoxal phosphate-dependent aminotransferase, which translates to MSAATPPTERRVSARIGAISESATLAVDAKAKALKAAGRPVIGFGAGEPDFPTPDYIVEAAVEACRNPKYHRYTPAGGLPELKAAIAAKTLRDSGYEVDPSQILVTNGGKQAIYEAFAAILDPGDEVIVPAPYWTTYPESIRLAGGVPVEVVADETTGYRVSVEQLEAARTERTKVVLFVSPSNPTGAVYTREDAEAIGRWAVEHGLWVLTDEIYEHLVYGDATFTSLPALVPELRDKCVVVNGVAKTYAMTGWRVGWIVGPKDVVKAATNLQSHATSNVSNVAQVAALAAVSGNLDAVAEMRTAFDRRRQTIVRMLNEIDGVVCPTPEGAFYAYPSVKGLLGKDIRGKRPQTSVELAALILDEAEVAVVPGEAFGTPGYLRLSYALGDEDLVEGVSRMQKLLAEARD; encoded by the coding sequence ATGAGCGCTGCAACTCCTCCGACCGAGCGCCGGGTCTCCGCCCGCATCGGCGCGATCTCCGAGTCCGCGACCCTCGCCGTCGACGCCAAGGCCAAGGCCCTCAAGGCCGCCGGGCGCCCGGTGATCGGCTTCGGCGCGGGCGAGCCCGACTTCCCGACGCCCGACTACATCGTCGAGGCGGCCGTGGAGGCCTGCCGCAACCCGAAGTACCACCGCTACACGCCGGCCGGCGGCCTGCCCGAGCTGAAGGCCGCCATCGCCGCGAAGACGCTGCGGGACTCCGGGTACGAGGTGGACCCCTCCCAGATCCTCGTCACCAACGGCGGCAAGCAGGCGATCTACGAGGCGTTCGCCGCGATCCTCGACCCGGGCGACGAGGTCATCGTCCCGGCCCCGTACTGGACGACGTACCCGGAGTCGATCCGGCTCGCGGGCGGCGTGCCGGTGGAGGTCGTCGCCGACGAGACCACCGGGTACCGCGTCTCCGTGGAGCAGCTGGAGGCGGCCCGTACGGAGCGCACCAAGGTCGTCCTGTTCGTGTCGCCGTCCAACCCGACGGGCGCCGTCTACACGCGCGAGGACGCCGAGGCGATCGGCCGCTGGGCGGTCGAGCACGGCCTGTGGGTGCTGACGGACGAGATCTACGAGCACCTCGTGTACGGCGACGCGACGTTCACCTCGCTGCCGGCGCTCGTGCCCGAGCTGCGCGACAAGTGCGTCGTGGTGAACGGCGTGGCGAAGACGTACGCGATGACGGGCTGGCGCGTCGGGTGGATCGTCGGCCCGAAGGACGTGGTGAAGGCCGCGACGAACCTCCAGTCGCACGCCACGTCCAACGTGTCGAACGTCGCCCAGGTGGCCGCGCTCGCCGCCGTCTCGGGGAACCTGGACGCGGTCGCGGAGATGCGCACGGCGTTCGACCGGCGCCGCCAGACGATCGTGCGGATGCTGAACGAGATCGACGGCGTGGTCTGCCCGACGCCGGAGGGCGCGTTCTACGCGTACCCGTCGGTGAAGGGGCTGCTCGGCAAGGACATCCGGGGCAAGCGCCCGCAGACGTCCGTGGAGCTGGCGGCGCTGATCCTGGACGAGGCCGAGGTCGCCGTCGTACCGGGTGAGGCGTTCGGTACGCCGGGCTACCTGCGGCTGTCCTACGCGCTGGGCGACGAGGACCTGGTCGAGGGCGTGTCGCGGATGCAGAAGCTGCTGGCGGAGGCGCGCGACTGA
- a CDS encoding adenosine deaminase, with product MEHVRDLKLLPKAHLHLHFTGSMRPSTLLELADKYGVHLPDALTGGEPPDLRATDERGWFRFQRLYDIARSCLREPDDIRRLVLEAAEEDVRDGSGWLEIQVDPTSYAPRLGGLIPALEIILDAVHAASRDTGLGIRVVVAANRMKHPLDARTLARLAVRYADRGVVGFGLSNDERRGMARDFDRAFAIAREGGLLAAPHGGELTGPASVRDCLDDLRAARIGHGVRAVEDPRLLRRLADKGVTCEVCPASNVALGVYEKPEHVPLRTLFDAGVPLALGADDPLLFGARLADQYEIARRHHGFTDAELAELARQSVLGSVAPEDIRAKLLSGIDAWLAQG from the coding sequence ATGGAGCACGTCCGCGATCTGAAACTGCTGCCGAAGGCCCATCTGCATCTGCACTTCACGGGCTCGATGCGGCCGTCCACCCTGCTGGAGCTGGCCGACAAGTACGGCGTCCACCTGCCCGACGCGCTGACCGGCGGGGAGCCGCCGGACCTGCGGGCCACCGACGAGCGCGGCTGGTTCCGGTTCCAGCGGCTGTACGACATCGCCCGGTCGTGCCTGCGGGAGCCGGACGACATCCGGCGCCTGGTGCTGGAGGCCGCCGAGGAGGACGTACGGGACGGGTCGGGGTGGCTGGAGATCCAGGTGGACCCCACCTCGTACGCGCCGAGACTGGGCGGTCTCATCCCGGCGCTGGAGATCATCCTGGACGCGGTGCACGCGGCCTCGCGGGACACGGGCCTGGGGATCAGGGTCGTCGTGGCGGCCAACCGGATGAAGCACCCGCTGGACGCGCGCACGCTGGCCCGGCTGGCGGTGCGGTACGCGGACCGGGGCGTGGTCGGGTTCGGACTGTCGAACGACGAGCGGCGCGGGATGGCGCGGGACTTCGACCGGGCGTTCGCGATCGCGCGGGAGGGCGGGCTGCTGGCCGCGCCGCACGGCGGTGAGCTGACGGGCCCGGCGTCCGTACGGGACTGCTTGGACGATCTGCGGGCGGCGCGCATCGGGCACGGCGTACGGGCGGTGGAGGACCCGCGGCTGCTGCGGCGGCTCGCCGACAAGGGCGTGACCTGCGAGGTGTGCCCGGCGTCGAACGTGGCGCTCGGGGTGTACGAGAAGCCCGAGCACGTACCGCTGCGGACGTTGTTCGACGCGGGCGTGCCGTTGGCGCTGGGGGCGGACGACCCGCTGCTGTTCGGGGCGCGGCTGGCGGACCAGTACGAGATCGCGCGGCGCCACCACGGCTTCACGGACGCCGAGCTGGCGGAGCTGGCGCGGCAGTCGGTGCTGGGGTCGGTGGCGCCGGAGGACATCCGCGCGAAGCTGCTGTCCGGGATCGACGCGTGGCTGGCCCAGGGGTGA
- a CDS encoding TetR/AcrR family transcriptional regulator → MKPARERILDAAHDLWRTVGLARTTTKEIARAAECSEAALYKYYASKEELFAAVLRERLPTLGPLIDRLAADPGADGRSVERNLTEIASQAALFYAESFPIAASLYAETRLKARHYQAMRDMGTGPHTPIEALDAYLRVERDAGRISPGADTFAAASLLLGACAQRAFAYDATVGKEPPQDVDTFAAALARTLLTGIA, encoded by the coding sequence ATGAAGCCCGCACGGGAACGGATCCTCGACGCCGCCCACGACCTGTGGCGCACGGTCGGCCTCGCCCGCACCACGACCAAGGAGATCGCCAGGGCGGCCGAGTGCTCCGAGGCGGCGCTCTACAAGTACTACGCGAGCAAGGAGGAGCTGTTCGCCGCCGTCCTGCGGGAGCGCCTCCCCACGCTGGGCCCCCTCATCGACCGGCTCGCCGCCGACCCGGGCGCCGACGGCCGCAGCGTCGAGCGGAACCTCACCGAGATCGCCAGCCAGGCCGCCCTCTTCTACGCCGAGAGCTTCCCGATCGCCGCGTCGCTGTACGCCGAGACCCGGCTCAAGGCCCGCCACTACCAGGCCATGCGGGACATGGGCACCGGCCCGCACACCCCCATCGAGGCCCTCGACGCCTACCTCCGCGTCGAGCGCGACGCCGGCCGCATCAGCCCCGGCGCCGACACCTTCGCCGCCGCGTCCCTGCTCCTCGGCGCCTGCGCCCAGCGCGCCTTCGCCTACGACGCGACCGTCGGCAAGGAGCCTCCGCAGGACGTGGACACCTTCGCCGCCGCCCTCGCCCGCACCCTGCTCACCGGCATCGCCTGA
- a CDS encoding NAD(P)-dependent oxidoreductase, whose protein sequence is MRITVFGATGGIGREIVRQALDAGHHVTAVVRDPSRLPARAERHNGRLEVVTAAHMDDPEALRPAVAGRDAVLSGLGPRARAQVGIASSLTRAVLRAMEAEGARRFLAVSAAPLGPVPEGETLALRLMTPVVSRVLRPHYDDLRDMEAAMRESGTDWTAVRPPRLVDTPLTGRYRTVLDGNPRGGARIARADVAHAMLALTTDPATVRRAVGVAY, encoded by the coding sequence ATGAGGATCACCGTGTTCGGCGCGACGGGCGGCATCGGCCGCGAGATCGTCCGCCAGGCCCTGGACGCGGGCCACCACGTCACGGCGGTGGTCCGCGACCCGTCCCGGCTGCCCGCGCGGGCCGAGCGGCACAACGGCCGACTGGAGGTCGTCACGGCGGCGCACATGGACGACCCGGAGGCGCTGCGGCCCGCCGTGGCGGGGCGGGACGCGGTCCTGTCGGGGCTGGGGCCGCGCGCCCGCGCCCAGGTGGGCATCGCCTCGTCGCTGACCCGGGCGGTGCTGCGGGCGATGGAGGCGGAGGGGGCGCGGCGGTTCCTCGCGGTGAGCGCCGCGCCGCTGGGTCCCGTACCGGAGGGCGAGACGCTGGCGCTGCGGCTGATGACGCCGGTCGTGTCGCGGGTCCTGCGGCCGCACTACGACGACCTGCGGGACATGGAGGCGGCGATGCGCGAGAGCGGCACGGACTGGACGGCGGTGCGCCCGCCGCGACTGGTGGACACGCCGCTGACGGGGCGGTACCGGACGGTGCTGGACGGCAACCCGCGCGGCGGCGCCAGGATCGCGCGGGCCGATGTGGCCCACGCGATGCTGGCGCTGACGACGGACCCGGCGACGGTGCGGCGCGCGGTGGGGGTGGCGTACTAG
- a CDS encoding SigE family RNA polymerase sigma factor, with translation MTTGMATAHDQDFTEFTEASYASLLRTARLLTGDRHAAEDLVQAALVKVYLRWGRSGSWASPQAYARKVVVNLYATWRRRRWHTETAHPGGEGAAVADGGDMAGGADTRLELARALRALPRAQRAVVVLRFYEDLSVEETAELLGCSPGTVKSRTNRALERLRATGALAGYAGRGTR, from the coding sequence GTGACGACGGGCATGGCCACGGCGCACGATCAGGACTTCACGGAGTTCACCGAGGCGTCGTACGCGTCGCTGCTGCGCACCGCCCGCCTCCTCACGGGTGACCGGCATGCCGCCGAGGACCTCGTGCAGGCCGCGCTGGTCAAGGTCTACCTCCGCTGGGGCAGGTCCGGCAGCTGGGCGTCCCCGCAGGCGTACGCGCGCAAGGTCGTCGTCAACCTGTACGCGACCTGGCGGCGCCGCCGCTGGCACACCGAGACCGCCCACCCCGGCGGCGAGGGCGCGGCCGTGGCGGACGGCGGGGACATGGCGGGCGGCGCCGACACGCGGCTGGAGCTGGCCCGCGCCCTGCGCGCCCTGCCGCGAGCCCAGCGTGCCGTGGTGGTGCTCCGCTTCTACGAGGACCTGTCGGTGGAGGAGACGGCCGAGCTGCTCGGCTGTTCGCCCGGGACGGTCAAGAGCCGGACCAACAGGGCCTTGGAGCGGCTGCGGGCCACGGGCGCCCTCGCCGGTTACGCGGGAAGGGGCACGCGATGA